A part of Rhinoderma darwinii isolate aRhiDar2 chromosome 1, aRhiDar2.hap1, whole genome shotgun sequence genomic DNA contains:
- the LOC142665091 gene encoding oocyte zinc finger protein XlCOF29-like has translation MDKNRNQMSRRILDFTLEIIYLLSGEEYTIVKKTSGDCTTPIIHESGRWSNSQSPITEPPPHSRIHEKILELIYKMTELLTGEVTLLGMLGNSTVTALEVSG, from the exons atggacaagaacAGGAatcagatgagcagaagaatattagacttcaccttggagatcatctacctgttgagcggagag gagtacacaatagtgaagaagacatcgggtgactgtacgactcccatcatccatgagtcaggaagaTGGAGCaatagtcagagccccatcacagagcctccccctcactcccggatacatgagaagatcttagaactgatctacaagatgactgagctgctgactggagaggtgacactgctgggaatgctgggaaattctacagtaacagcactggaggtgtctgggtga
- the LOC142665098 gene encoding uncharacterized protein LOC142665098: protein MENYRPCTSQEDANENLINYEVEDEDIKQQSSGENLITINLHPGRHSTDLLYISPNHEEPSTDQSQIVTTNTAQKGGTRFQCGKQVTKISGLFKHSRIHTGEKPYSCSECGKSFSYKSSPDVHERSHTGDEPYSYSECGKCFTYKSHLVIHEKIHTGGKPYSCSECGKCFTYKSHLVIHEKIHTGEKPYSCSECGKCFSYKSSLVTHERRHTGENSFSCSECGKSFKYKSNLVTHERNHTGENPFSCLECGKCFSYKSSLFIHERSHTGEKSFSCSECGKSFRYKSNLVVHERSHTGEKPYSCSECGKCFTHKSHLVIHERSHTGQELYSCSECGKCFTDKSHLAVHERSHTGEKPYSCSECGKFFPYKSSLVVHKRTHTGEKLYSCSECGKCFSRNATLITHERSHTGEKPYSCSECGRWFTQKSHLVMHERIHTGERPYLCSECGRYFTRKSHLVIHERSHTGEKPYSCLECGKCFSRKSILVRHEKTHGGEKSF, encoded by the exons atggagaattaCCGGCCGtgcacatcacaag aagaTGCCAATGAGAACTTGATCAATTatgaagtagaagatgaagatatcaagcagcagtcttcaggagaaaacctgaTTACCATTAATTTACATCCAGGACGTCACAGTACAGATCTGTTATATATTTCCCCTAATCATGAGGAACCTTCTACTGACCAATCCCAGATTGTtaccacaaatacagctcaaaaaGGGGGTACAAGATTTCAATGTGGTAAACAGGTCacaaaaatctcaggtctttTTAAGCACAGTaggattcacacaggggagaagccatattcatgctcagaatgtgggaaaagttTTTCATATAAATCAAGTCCTGatgtacatgagagaagtcatacAGGAGATGAGCCCTATTCATATTCAGAATGTGGCAAATGTTTTACAtacaaatcacatcttgttatacatgagaaaaTACACACAGGagggaagccgtattcatgttcagaatgtgggaaatgttttacatacaaatcacatcttgttatacatgagaaaatacacacaggagagaagccgtattcatgttcagaatgtggaaaatgtttttcatataaatcaagtcttgttacacatgagagaagacACACAGGAGAGaattcattttcatgttcagaatgtgggaaaagttttaaatataaatcaaatcttgttacacatgagagaaatcACACAGGAGAGAATCCATTTTCATGtttggaatgtgggaaatgtttttcatATAAATCAAGTCTctttatacatgagagaagtcacacaggagagaagtcattttcatgttcagaatgtggaaaaagttttagatataaatcaaatcttgttgtacatgagagaagtcacacaggagagaagccatattcatgttcagaatgtgggaaatgttttacacataaatcacatcttgttatacatgagagaagtcacacaggacaggagctgtattcatgttcagaatgtgggaaatgttttacagataaatcacatcttgctgtacatgagagaagtcacacaggggagaagccgtattcatgttcagaatgtgggaaattttTTCcatataaatcaagtcttgttgtacataagagaactcacacaggggagaaactgtattcatgttcagaatgtgggaaatgcttttcACGAAATGCAACTCttattacacatgagagaagtcacacaggagagaagccatattcatgttcagaatgtgggagatggtttacacaaaaatcacatcttgttatgcatgagagaattcacacaggagagaggccatatttatgttcagaatgtgggagatATTTTACAcgaaaatcacatcttgttatacatgagagaagtcacacaggggagaaaccatattcatgtttagaatgtgggaaatgcttttcACGAAAATCAATTCTAGTTAGACATGAGAAAACTCACGGAGGGGAGAAGTCATTTTGA